A single Macrobrachium nipponense isolate FS-2020 chromosome 5, ASM1510439v2, whole genome shotgun sequence DNA region contains:
- the LOC135215881 gene encoding uncharacterized protein LOC135215881, with amino-acid sequence MESLTRRRGGYKSVITRFIGKMTEVIDSTDIDAITSLRDSLLDNLNKVLVLDEQILDSVKEEEMSDEMINQAEYARDVRTHIGRLNSSITNSLKLLNPLTQPPPLPTASVRLPKLDLPHYSGDILEWNSFWELYHVSVHQRKDLEPIYEVCSQEKLRN; translated from the coding sequence ATGGAGTCGTTGACGCGTAGACGTGGCGGTTATAAATCCGTTATCACACGTTTTATTGGGAAGATGACCGAAGTGATCGATTCAACTGATATTGATGCTATAACTTCCCTTAGGGATTCTCTTTTAGATAATTTGAACAAAGTTCTTGTTTTGGATGAACAAATTTTGGATtcagttaaagaagaagaaatgtctgATGAAATGATAAATCAAGCTGAATATGCAAGAGACGTCCGTACACATATCGGCAGACTCAATAGCTCTATTACTAACAGTTTGAAGTTACTAAATCCGCTAACACAACCACCGCCACTACCTACAGCCAGTGTTAGATTGCCCAAACTGGATCTTCCACATTACTCTGGAGATATATTAGAATGGAATTCCTTCTGGGAACTATACCATGTGTCAGTACATCAGCGGAAAGACTTGGAACCAATTTACGAAGTTTGCTCACAGGAGAAGCTTCGAAATTAA